In the Carboxydothermus hydrogenoformans Z-2901 genome, TTGATGCGGTAAAGTATTCTGCTTTAATTCATAAAAGTGGCGGAGGTACCGGTTTTAGCTTTTCCCGCCTTAGGGCCAAAGGGGCCCGGGTTCGCTCTACCGGTGGTATTGCCAGCGGTCCGGTAAGTTTTATGAAAGTATTTAATGCCGCCACCGAAGCGGTCAAACAGGGGGGCGTTCGGCGCGGGGCAAACATGGGGGTGCTCCGGTGCGACCACCCAGATATCCTGGAATTTATTACTGCCAAAGAAGACAACAGGGATATTACGAATTTCAACATAAGCGTCGCGCTGACCGATAAGTTCATGAAAGCATTGGAAGAAGATGGAGAATACGAGTTAATTGAACCTTCTACTGGAGAAGTAGTGGGTAGACTTCGGGCCCGGGAAGTTTTTGAAAGAATAGCGAGAAATGCCTGGAAAAATGGCGAGCCGGGGGTTATTTTTATTGACCGGATTAACGCGGCAAATGTCGTTCCGGAGCTGGGGGAAATTGAATCAACCAATCCCTGCGTAACCGGAGATACCCTTGTCTTTACCGATAAAGGGTTAATTGAAGCAAGAAAGTTAGAAGTGGGAATGAAAGTTTGGAGCGGTGATGGCTGGAACGAAATTAAAGAAGTAATTAACAATGGCGTGAAACCGGTTTTAAAACTTAAACTGAAAACCGGGTTGGAAATTAAAGTAACCGAAGAACATAAAATTTTTACCGGTGAGGGCTGGAAAGAAGCCAAGGATCTAAAAGTAGGCGATAAACTTTATTTACCGGTTTCTTATCCTGAACTGGATTTCCCGGTAAAAGAAGAAAATGATTTTTATGAGTTTTTAGGGTATTTCCTGGGAGATGGTTCGTTAAGCGTTTCCAATCATGTTAGTTTACATGTGGGAAATGATAAGGAATTAGCTTTATACTTCAAAGAAAAGGTAGAGAAGTATGCTGGTGCAGCTTATTTAATTGAAAGAGACGGGCAATATATCATCGATGTCCATCGAAAAGAGTTTGCGGAAAAGATAAAGAAAATTTTTGGTATAGAAATCACCGACAGCAAAGAAAAAGATATTCCCTCTTCCTTGCTTGCGGTTAATAGCGAAGCTATGAAAGCTCTTTTACGAGGTCTCTTTTCTGCCGATGGCTCGGTTTATGATGCTAACGGTTCGATTACTGTTGCCCTGTCGTCTACCTCTTATCCGTTATTAAGAAAGGTTCAGATTTTACTGTTATCCCTTGGAATTCCATCTACCCTTACCGGTGAAAAAGACCAGGACGTAAAAATAATTAAGGGCAATGAGTACGAAACGCTACCGACTTACCGGTTAATTATTTCCGGAGAACGGGCTTCGTTATTTTTTAACAAGATTGGCCTAATTGGGGAAAAGAAAAAGAAATTTTTAGAATTAATGGCTGGGAAAACGACCTACTCGACATTAAATAATCATCTCTACCAGGAGATAGTAAGCATCGAACCTGCGGGGGAGGAAGAAGTATTTGATATAACTGCCCCACCAAAATATACCTGGATCACCAATGGCATATTGAGCTTAGACTGCGGCGAGCAACCTTTACTGCCCTACGAATCCTGCAACCTGGGTTCTATTAACCTTGCCAATATGGTAAAAGACGGAGAGATTGACTGGGAACATTTGGAAAAAACTGTGAAACTGGCGGTACGTTTCCTGGATAATGTTATTGATGTTAACCATTACCCCTTACCGGAAATTGAAAAGATGACCAAAAAGACCCGGAAAATTGGTCTTGGCGTGATGGGTTTTGCCGATATGTTAATTAAATTAAACATTCCCTACGATTCGGAAGAAGCCCTGAATTTAGCCGATAAAGTGATGGAGTTTATTAATAAAAAGTCCAAGGAAGCTTCGGCAGAACTCGCCCGGGTTCGGGGTACTTTCCCCGCCTGGAAAAAGAGTGTCTGGGCTAAAAAAGGATTAAAACTTAGAAATGCTACTACCACTACGATTGCTCCTACCGGGTCGATAAGTATAATAGCCGGGGTATCGTCGGGAATAGAACCGGTTTTTGCCCTGGCGTTTAAACGCCATATTTTGGACCGAAAGGACATTGTGGAAGTGCATCGCCTGTTTGAACAGCACGCCAGGGAAAACGGCTATTACAGTGAAAAGCTCATGAATGAGGTGGCCAAAACCGGGCGGATTACCGGTATTGCCGGGGTTCCGGAAGAGGCAAAGAGACTTTTCGTTA is a window encoding:
- a CDS encoding adenosylcobalamin-dependent ribonucleoside-diphosphate reductase; translated protein: MVKLTENALKVLEARYLARNEKGEVIETPEEMFWRVARAIAQAEKNYAENDEEEIAREFYNFMTALDFLPNTPTLVNAGRPLGQLSACFVLPVGDSMEEIFDAVKYSALIHKSGGGTGFSFSRLRAKGARVRSTGGIASGPVSFMKVFNAATEAVKQGGVRRGANMGVLRCDHPDILEFITAKEDNRDITNFNISVALTDKFMKALEEDGEYELIEPSTGEVVGRLRAREVFERIARNAWKNGEPGVIFIDRINAANVVPELGEIESTNPCVTGDTLVFTDKGLIEARKLEVGMKVWSGDGWNEIKEVINNGVKPVLKLKLKTGLEIKVTEEHKIFTGEGWKEAKDLKVGDKLYLPVSYPELDFPVKEENDFYEFLGYFLGDGSLSVSNHVSLHVGNDKELALYFKEKVEKYAGAAYLIERDGQYIIDVHRKEFAEKIKKIFGIEITDSKEKDIPSSLLAVNSEAMKALLRGLFSADGSVYDANGSITVALSSTSYPLLRKVQILLLSLGIPSTLTGEKDQDVKIIKGNEYETLPTYRLIISGERASLFFNKIGLIGEKKKKFLELMAGKTTYSTLNNHLYQEIVSIEPAGEEEVFDITAPPKYTWITNGILSLDCGEQPLLPYESCNLGSINLANMVKDGEIDWEHLEKTVKLAVRFLDNVIDVNHYPLPEIEKMTKKTRKIGLGVMGFADMLIKLNIPYDSEEALNLADKVMEFINKKSKEASAELARVRGTFPAWKKSVWAKKGLKLRNATTTTIAPTGSISIIAGVSSGIEPVFALAFKRHILDRKDIVEVHRLFEQHARENGYYSEKLMNEVAKTGRITGIAGVPEEAKRLFVTALDIAPEWHVKMQAVFQKHTDNAVSKTINMPNSATVEDVKESYLLAYKLGCKGLTVYRDGSREEQVLNAGLNETKKDEKPEELKTYKVVPRPRPTVTYGITEKVKIGCGNLYITVNRDEQGICEVFTNLGRAGGCPSQSEATSRLVSLALRSGIDVTEIIGQLKGIRCHSTLRQMGNGKDIKVLSCPDAIGKAMEKVLKDAYGFKGKIEVDAPPVVISNEGDVYIPEDDGERKNGYCPECHSKLEHEGGCVVCRNCGYSKCG